The following is a genomic window from Cuculus canorus isolate bCucCan1 chromosome 22, bCucCan1.pri, whole genome shotgun sequence.
GCTTTGTTAAAATTAGCCAGAACTTCTGACTTGCGCTGGGCCCCTCACAGTGCCAGAGCAGCTGGCTGCAAGGAGCTTGCTGCTATTGTGCATGGCTCAAGGGCAACCGGCTGAGTCCAGTTTGAACGAAGTTGAGCTGAGTTTAAAGCTTCCAGGCTCCCATGGTCTGTCAGCCACAGCGACAGGAGTGGCTGTAGGATGTGGCTACAGAGTGGTGTCAGGGGCTGCTGCCTGACCCCAAACCCTCAGCATCCGTGAGGTGACCCTGTGTAACCTCCCTGTATGGGAGGATTTATTGCCCAGAATTTCTGCTGGGCTCCGAAGGGTTTGATCTGCGAGGCTGAGCCCCAGCTGGCTGAAAGTGGCCCCAGCTCAAAGCTCggggctgctccagcctcctggCGGGGAGAGACTACCTTCCTCAAGGGCTTTCACCTCTCtctcttccagctctttcttctttgaaacaCTTTTTGGCGTGTTTTGTCCCAGCAGCTCATCCACgggctgcttcctcctctcccccagccTTGGGGACCTTGCTCTGTCCCCAGCCCTGAGCAGATTCCCGTTTCCTTGATCATCCCAGACTTCCCGGTGACCAAACTTCCTTGATGTGTTGGTGATTGAAGAGCCTTGGCTTTGATCTTACTTCACTGGGGTAACAGCCGTTTGGAAACTGTTAACTGCAGGCTGGGAAGGGGTGTGTGAGCTGTGGGACAAAGGAACACACCACCTCGACGTGGCCAATGAGCGGGCGAACACGTCACCTCAGCCTCCTCGGAGTGCCTTAATCATCTCTGCCTTGGTCAGAGGTAACTCCAAGTCACTCAAGAGCTGCTGTCAGCCCTGGCCAGGGCTCAGGCCCCAGTCCCAGTGGGCTCGCAGGGGATCAGTGCATCTGACGTGCATGCTGGCGCCCACGGCAAGCGTGACGTGGTTCCACTGCGCGGTTGCAGTGACTCATTCAAAATTTCCCTTGGCTCCACGTATGCACACAGTGATAAGCGCACaggagaggagtggctggagcTGGCTcgcccctctcctccccctgccGGGTGATGTGCATGGAAAATGTGCATGTGCTGGGTCCTGTGCAATGCCGCTGGCGCTCCATTCATGGAGATTTGCTTTCCTGCTCTCCCCCGCACCCCCCCACTTCCCAACTTAAATTTAACCTGGCATCCTGTACATCAGCACGGACAGAAAGGCCGAAAGTTCTTCCTGTACCCTAGCAGCAGAGCGGCAAAGGGCCAGCCCTGGCCCTGCATGGCTCTGTCCCGTGTCCGGTTCTGCTGGCTTCGTTCCAGGGTGCAGCTTTTCTCCAGTAGTTTGTGGAGCACAGGGTGCTTGCAAATCCCCAAGAAAAATAGTCTCCTAAACAGATGTGGATGCAGCCTCAGCACCTGGCTCACTTTCCTCCAGGAGGGCAAATTTCCCCCCCAAGTCCCTCTGAGTGATGGGGTGATCTGGGTGCTGGTGGTGTCCTTGGGCTGTTCATGCAGGGTACAGCTGTTCCCCGTCTGAGTTGTAGCAGTACAGGGGCTGCTAGATGCACTGGATGAAGTGAAGAGATACTCTGGGTCCCTTCTCACTGTGATTGTCCTCGCTGGCCGGTCCTGCTGGGACTCCTGCCAAGGCCCAACACTAGAGCAATCCCCCTGATCCTCTGTTGCACTTTGCATCCCATGTCTCTGtgtctgcagctccaggaagcCAGGCAGGGGTGGAAGAAGGAGCCAGCCGGCTGCTGCTTTGCCCCATTCCTGCCAGCAGAACCGAGGTGACCCCGGGACCAGGGCTCAGTGGGACTGAGAGCAAAGCCAAGCTGGGGAGAGGCATTTGGCTGCTGGACCCAtagggctgtgctgcctggctgctccccagcccttTCTGGAATGAGAGAGGTGATTGCATCCCTCTGAACACACAGCAGTGCTACCATACAAGAGAGGTGGGGGCTGGGGTTGGAAGCCAAAGGCAGAAGCAATCACTTCCATCAAAACAAGGATGTCTGGTTCTGCAAATAAAGTTCTTCCCTGGAAGCCTGAGTCAAATCTTCTCTTTGCCACCACTCATATGAGAcctgagctgctgcctttggCCTGGTCTGAATCACCTCTTTGGCAATCACGTCCTGTCCAAGGCTTGGATCAGGGTGGGCCACCTTGGGGtggctcaggagcccccaaaaTCAGATGCCTGAACACCACTGGACATGTGGTAGCAGGGAAAGCTGGGCTGGTGGAGTTGTTACCCAGGTGCTACATGCCTGTGAGGCTTACACTGTGTCCTTCCCCCAAAGGATTATCTTCTCTACCCCATTTGCTGTCATCTCTTACTTCCTTATCTGGTTTGTGCCGGACATCTCCAGAGGACAAGTGATGTGGTACCTTGTCTTCTACTGCATCTTCCAGACCCTCGTGACGGTGAGTTGGGCTGTGCATGCATCAAGAGTGGTAGGtgaaggatggagaggatgaATCCCTGCCTTCACCTTGCTGAGCTACGCAGAGGGGCAGGTTCCCCCCTGCCCCAGATCCTATGGGATGTCACACTGTCCCTGAGCTAATTCTCCTTGTGTTCCTGCAGTGCTTCCATGTGCCCTACTCGGCGCTGACCATGTTcatcagcagagagcagagcgAGCGGGACTCAGCTACTGCCTACCGTAagagcatttcctttctttcctcgCTGTGGCCTGGGAGCAGCCAATGCTCAGCTCCTTTGCTGCAGCTCTCACTGGGGCATGGTCCTCCTCCAGACGCCTGGCTGGGAGGACTCGTTTGATCAGACACTGTCCATGAGGTTGAACATCATTCAGGACTTGAATTGCAGCTGGCtcagctctgttcctctttcCTAGCTCTTCCAACAGACATCCTTGAGTAGTCTAGCAAGAGCTGGCCTGATGGAGAGGTGATCCCTGTTACAGCCAGGTGCCTAGAGCGGACAATGGGGAATCTGAGCTCCCaagtcttttttcctgctgtgtcacacagcagtgggagcagcatGACCAACTCTTGGACTGTCTCCTTGCCTCAGTTTCCACAGCAGTCTCTTTCCCTGCAGCTTTATCACTTAGTGATTTGGAgagagctggaagggacttgGGCTGGCTCATCCCTTCTGGGGAAAAGCAGGGAGCTACAGCTGGGGAGGCTCTGCTCTGGAGTAGGGCTTTGCACCCATGCCCTGGGTGCCCAAGGGCTATGCTCAGTCCCTCTGGCTTCTCTCTTCAGGAATGACAGTGGAAGTGCTGGGCACCGTGCTGGGTACCGCCATCCAGGGCCAGATCGTGGGCACAGTGATTACTCCCTGCATCGAGAGCCCCCCCTTCATTGGCAAGACCAACTCCTCGGTAGCCATGGAGGAGCTCAACATGACCCGTGACACTGGGTCGCTCACAGACACAGTAAGTCgaggggagctgcaggcagccccCGCCACActctccttgcctttctgaCCAAGCCAGCACCTGGGACGAGACCCTTCCTCACTGCTCCCCTCTCTTACGCAGAGAAATGCCTACATGATTGCTGCGGGGGTCATTGGGGGACTCTACATCCTCTGTGCTGTGATCCTGTCAGTAGGCGTGCGGGAGAAGAGAGGTGAGGCTTCAGATATGATGAAACACTCCAAACTCATAGAAATACAGTGGCTCCTGCCAGTGGCTCCCCAGGAGCCTGGCTGAGCTCTCAGCCTCTCATTTGTGGGTCAAGTCCCAGAGGAAAGGGGCAGGTAGAGCTGTGATGTGGGTCTGGGGAAGATGCTGCAGAAGGGCAGCTTTGTGGGCAGGAGAccagagcatctccagggatcATTATGGGGCAGCCCTGAGGACTTAGCTCTCTGCTTTACACTGTCAGAGATAAATGTTATCTTGCAGTTTGGGCTGACCAAGGTTCTATTCTGGTGCCAACCAGGTCATCCTGAGGTGAGGTGATATCCGAAGTCCAGTAGCTTCTGTCCTTCCCTCGCTCTGCTTATTCCAGGCAAATCAGGCAGACCATCCTCTgtggggaggacagggaggtcCCCACAGGCATTGCCCAACTCCCCTGGGGCGTGATGCTGTAGGTGGGCTGGGGCCTGGGCAGGGTATTTGGCAGCAGGCACAAGTCTCTGCTGCACCCCTTGTGCCAAGGGTGCTGTTTCAGTGGATCTAACGATGGGCTGatttgctctgctcctctccagagTCCTCTGAGCTTCATTCGGACACGCCTGTCTCCTTCTTCCATGGGCTGAAGCTGGTGATGAACCATGGTGCCTACATCAAGCTCATCGCTGGCTTCCTCTTCACTTCGCTGGCCTTCATGGTAAGCACGGCCGGGCTGGAGGATGGGGGAG
Proteins encoded in this region:
- the MFSD2A gene encoding sodium-dependent lysophosphatidylcholine symporter 1 isoform X2; its protein translation is MPEHHWTCGSRESWAGGVVTQVLHACEAYTVSFPQRIIFSTPFAVISYFLIWFVPDISRGQVMWYLVFYCIFQTLVTCFHVPYSALTMFISREQSERDSATAYRMTVEVLGTVLGTAIQGQIVGTVITPCIESPPFIGKTNSSVAMEELNMTRDTGSLTDTRNAYMIAAGVIGGLYILCAVILSVGVREKRESSELHSDTPVSFFHGLKLVMNHGAYIKLIAGFLFTSLAFMLLEGNFALFCTYTLGFRNEFQNILLAIMLSATLTIPLWQWFLTRFGKKTAVYVGISSAIPFLIMVVLLDSNLIITYIVAVAAGISVAAAFLLPWSMLPDVIDDFKLQHPDSHGHEAIFFSFYVFFTKFTSGVSLGISTLSLDFAGYQTRGCSQPREVNVTLKMLVSAVPVGLILVGLLLFKLYPIDEEKRRKNKKALQDLREESNSSSESDNTELASIV